The genomic interval GCGCAGCGCGAACTGGATGCTGCCGCGCGGCGACCGCCCGTACACCGAGCGCGAGAAGTGGATCTTCGAGAACGTGCCGTTCGCGGCGAAGCTCTACCGCTGGTGGATCTGGGCGCTGCTCGAGCTGCGCTTCCCGCTGTTCATCGGCAACACCTTCTTCGCCAACGCAACGCGCAAGGTCGCGCTCAAGAACATCGAGGACAACATCCGCGACCCCGAGCTGCGCAAGAAGCTCGTCCCCGACTACCCGATCGGCGGCAAGCGCATCCTGGTGTCGGACGACTACTACCCGACGCTCAACCGGCAGAACGTCGAGCTCGTCACCTCGGGCATCGATCACGTCGAGGAGGACGGCGTCGTCACCGTCGACGGCCGCAAGCACCCGCTCGACGTGCTGATCCTCGCGACCGGCTTCCTGTCGACCGACTTCCTCGCGCCGATGCAGATCGAGGGTCTGAAGGGTCGCTCGCTCGAGGCCGAGTGGAAGGACGGCGCCCGCGCCTACCGCGGCATCACGCACGCCGGCTTCCCGAACTTCTTCATGATGTACGGCCCGAACACGAACCTCGGGCACAACTCGATCATCTTCATGATCGAGTGCCAGACCAACTACATCGTGCAGGCGATCAAGCAGCTCATGGAGCGCGACCTCGCCTGGCTCGACCTCGATGAGCGCGCCATGGAGGAGTACAACCGCAACATCCAGGCGGAGCTCGAGCGCACGGTGTGGGCCGCAACGCCGCGGAGCTGGTACAAGACCGCGGCCGGCCGGATCACCAACAACTGGTCGGGCAGCACGATCCGCTACTGGTGGACGACGCGCCGCTTCGACGCCGAGAAGTACCACGCGAAGGCGCGCGCCGCGCTCGCCGCGCCGAGCCAGCCGA from Candidatus Binatia bacterium carries:
- a CDS encoding NAD(P)/FAD-dependent oxidoreductase: MLDTKRTPRIAIIGSGFSGLCLGIQLKQAGIDSFTIYEKSNRLGGTWRDNTYPGACCDVPAFAYCFSFEQKTDWSRKWAPHDEILAYMEHCATKYDVKRHIRFETEIADASFDESRGVWKLRTKSGEAIEAEVLVSGVGQLNRPYIPDIPGLDRFRGEKFHSARWNHAYDLTGKRVGVIGNAASAIQFIPQIAPKVEHLTIFQRSANWMLPRGDRPYTEREKWIFENVPFAAKLYRWWIWALLELRFPLFIGNTFFANATRKVALKNIEDNIRDPELRKKLVPDYPIGGKRILVSDDYYPTLNRQNVELVTSGIDHVEEDGVVTVDGRKHPLDVLILATGFLSTDFLAPMQIEGLKGRSLEAEWKDGARAYRGITHAGFPNFFMMYGPNTNLGHNSIIFMIECQTNYIVQAIKQLMERDLAWLDLDERAMEEYNRNIQAELERTVWAATPRSWYKTAAGRITNNWSGSTIRYWWTTRRFDAEKYHAKARAALAAPSQPSQSEPTRPAASAAA